From the Helicoverpa armigera isolate CAAS_96S chromosome 16, ASM3070526v1, whole genome shotgun sequence genome, one window contains:
- the LOC110372157 gene encoding tetra-peptide repeat homeobox protein 1, with amino-acid sequence MKSYIAVLFLAASVLAEPEPSKVVQKRSGLVGHYGVSAPLIGHGVALGHGHFGYAGHLGGGPIGPIAAGYAAGPLVGGPIGGAIVGADVHTTVTKHVGVPVPAPYPVPVDRPYPVAVKVAVPVPVDRPYAVPVPKPYPVTVEKHVAVPVDRPVPVPVPHAVPYPVIKQVGVPVPQPYPVAVPKPVAVPVPAPVAVPIVKSYASAPIIHDFHGHGLAHGHSLHSKYGW; translated from the exons ATGAAGTCTTAC ATCGCAGTACTCTTCTTGGCAGCCTCAGTTCTGGCTGAGCCTGAACCGAGCAAAGTTGTCCAGAAGCGAAGTGGCCTAGTAGGTCACTACGGAGTCAGTGCTCCACTCATAGGCCATGGAGTGGCTTTGGGCCATGGTCACTTTGGATATGCGGGTCATCTGGGTGGTGGGCCTATTGGGCCTATTGCCGCTGGGTATGCTGCAGGCCCATTGGTCGGAGGTCCTATTGGAGGGGCTATAGTGGGAGCTGATGTCCATACGACTGTTACGAAGCATGTTGGAGTGCCTGTGCCTGCTCCCTACCCTGTGCCCGTGGACAGGCCTTACCCTGTTGCTGTTAAG GTTGCAGTCCCAGTACCAGTAGACCGTCCCTACGCCGTCCCCGTTCCCAAGCCGTACCCCGTGACAGTGGAGAAGCATGTCGCCGTCCCAGTCGACCGCCCCGTGCCCGTCCCTGTGCCTCATGCCGTGCCCTACCCCGTCATTAAACAA GTCGGAGTCCCAGTACCCCAGCCCTACCCAGTAGCCGTCCCCAAGCCCGTCGCCGTCCCCGTTCCCGCCCCAGTAGCGGTCCCGATTGTAAAGTCCTACGCTAGCGCTCCCATCATCCACGACTTCCACGGTCATGGGCTAGCTCACGGACACTCGCTTCACTCCAAATACGGATGGTAA